A window of Candidatus Marinimicrobia bacterium CG08_land_8_20_14_0_20_45_22 contains these coding sequences:
- a CDS encoding IS481 family transposase → MEPAERKLAQKRLSALELAKALGNVSEACRQRGISRSRFYEYKKRFQTHGMEGLVDLPPIHKTHP, encoded by the coding sequence ATGGAACCAGCTGAAAGAAAATTAGCCCAGAAGCGCTTAAGCGCCCTAGAACTGGCTAAAGCACTTGGAAACGTTTCCGAAGCCTGTCGCCAACGGGGTATTAGCCGGAGCCGTTTTTACGAGTACAAAAAGCGATTTCAAACCCATGGAATGGAGGGATTAGTTGATCTACCACCTATCCATAAAACTCATCCCCA